In Actinoplanes lobatus, the DNA window CGGCACATCCTGTTCCCGGAGACCGGCACCGGTATCCCGTTCACCATCGAGAACTACGCCTACCCGGACACTTTCGGCCGGCCCACGCTGACGTTCGTGCGGACCTTCCAGGTGCGGCCACACCGGCGCCGCCGGTTCGACGCGACCATGGTGTACGACGGCGCCCGCGATACGGTGATCGACTACCTCGGCACCACCCAGCATCTGGCCGTCGACCTGGACGTGTCCGTCGACGCCCGGGGCGGCCTGCGGATCCGCAGCGGGCCGCAGACGTTGCGGGGCGGGGTGCGCTGCCCGGCGGCGGTGACCGGTGAGGCCGAGGTGCACGAGTGGTGGGACGAGCGGGCCGAACGGTTCCGGATCCGGGTGACCGTCACGAACCGGCGGTTCGGGCCGCTGTTCGGCTATCACGGCAGTTTCACGGCGGCCTATGTCCCGGCCGGTTCGCCGGTTCCGGCCGCCGTCCGCCCGCTGCGGGAGAACCCGAGCGGTGCCCGCGCCCGACCCCGCGCGCTGGAGAACCCGAGCGCCGACCGCGCCCGACCCGGCGCGCTGGAGAACCCGAGCGCCGACCGCCCCCGGCCCGCCGGCGCCGGCGCGGTGGACATCCGGTCAAGATCAATCGGCCGCAGATCTCCGGCGGCTTAGCCCGGCTGGAACCAGCCCGGTTGGCTGGAACCAGCCCGGTTTGGCTGGAACCAGCCCGGTTTGGCTGGAACCAGCCTCGCTTGTTGGAGCCCGCCCCCGTTGGCTGGAACCTGCCCCGCTGGCTGGAGACCGCCCCCGCCGGGCGGACCGTCGCCGTGCCGAACCGGCCGGTCTCCGTGCTCCCGGGCTGCTCCCGGCGGACGACCCACCGGATAGAGTGCCGCGTGTGCGGGTTGTGGTGACGGGGGCGTCCGGTTTCATCGGCGGGCATCTCGTGCACGCGCTCACCGGGCAGGGCCACGACGTGGTGCCGGTCGACGTGAACGGCCCGGACCGGTGCGATCTCGCCACCGGCGACCTCACCGCGCTGGCCGGGGCCGACGTGGTCCTGCACCTGGCGGGCCGGCCCGGGGTGCGCGCGTCGTGGGGTGACGGCGCGGCGGCTGCCTGGCGGGACAACGTCACCGCCACCGAACGCCTGCTCGCCGCCTGTGCGGCCACCCGGCCCCGATTCGTGCTGGCGTCGAGTTCGTCGGTGTACGGCAGCGCCGACCGCCCGTGCGCCGAGGACGACCCGATCGACCCGCGCAGCCCGTACGCCGCCTCGAAGGCCGAGGCGGAACGGCTCGCGCACAAGGCCGCGGCGAACGGCCTGCCGGTCGTCATCCTGCGCTACTTCTCGGTGTACGGGCCCGGGCAGCGCCCGGACATGGCGTTCCACCGGTTCATCGAGGCGGCCCTCGACGGTTCACCAGCCCCGCTGTACGGCGACGGCGCCCAGAGCCGCTCGTTCACCTACGTCGGCGACGTGGTCGACGCGACCGTCCGCGCCGCGGGGACGCCGCTGCCGCCGGGGACCGTCCTGAACATCGGCCACCCCACGACGACCAGCCTGCGCGACGCCCTCGACCGCATCGCCGACCTGCTGGGAACCCCTGCGCCGACCGTTGCGAAGGACGTCGCGCCCGGCGACGTGGCCAGAACATGGGCGGGCACCACCCGGGCCGCCGAACTGCTCGGCTGGACGGCGACGACCGGCCTGGACGACGGCCTGGCCGCACAGATCGACTGGCATCGGGGGAGGCGCCGTGCATAGGGCCGCATATCTGGCGTTCGACCGGTTCCCGTCGGCCAAGGGCTCGGCCGTGCACATCCGGCACATGGCGGCCGAACTGTTCGACCGGTACGGCGGCGGCCTGCTCTGCGTGCTCGGCGGTGGCGAGCTGCCCGCCTACCAGCGTGAGGGCGGCGTGGAGATCGTCCGGTTCACCGATGTGGTGCCGAACCTGCTGGACCGGGCCGAGGCGTTCTCCCGGTGGGCCGCCGACCGGCTCGCCCCGCACCGCGACACCCTGGAGATCTGCCACGTCCGCGACCCGTGGGGCGCGCTACCCGCACTGTCCACCGGCGCCCGGCTGGTCTACGAGGCGAACGGCCTGCCGTCCGTCGAACTGCCGTACCACTGGCCACTGGCCGCACCCAGTACCCTTTCCAAGATCCGTGAACTGGAGGAGCACTGTCTCCAGGAATCGGATGCGGTGGTCGTACCCTCGCGGGTGATCTTGAAAGCGGTGACCGACCGCGGCGCCGGACCGGACCGCGTGCATCTCGTCCCGAACGGCGCCGACCCGGTGCCGGCCGACGTGCCGCGACCACCCACCGCGCCGGGCCGTTACGTGATCTACGTGGGCGCGCTGCAGCCGTGGCAGGGCGTCGACGTGCTGCTGCGGGCCTTCGCCCGGCTCGCCGACCTCACCGACCTGACCCTGGTCGTCTGCTCGTCGGTGTCCCCGGCGCGGGCCCGCCCGCTGCGCCGCCTCGCCGAACGCCTCGGTGTCCGGATCCAGTGGGAGCACCAGATTCCGCACGCCGACGTGGCCGCCTGGCTGGCGCACGCCGAACTGTCGGTGGCCCCGTTGACCGCCGGCCCCCGCAACCTCGACCAGGGATGCAGCCCGATCAAGGTGTGGGAGTCGATGGCGGCCGGAACTGCGGTGGTCGCCTCGGACCTGCCAGTGATCCGCGAGGTGCTCGGCGACCACGGCCGGCTCGTGCCACCGGACCGGCCGGCCGAACTGGCCCGCGCCATCCGGGTGCTGCTGGAGTACCCGGACGCCTGCCGGGACCTGGGCGAGCGCGCCCGCCGCCACGTCGAGGACGGGTTCACCTGGAAACACGCGCGCGCCAGGCTGGCCGACGTGTACGACCGGGTCGAAGCCCACTGATACGGTCCGGGTCATGTTCTGGCGCAAGCAGAAGGCGGCCATCGCGGGATTCCACCCGCTGCACCAGGCGCTCATCTTCGAACGAGGGTTCGCCGCGACCCATCCGGCCGCCGAATGGGCCGCTCTGGCCGCCAGTCTGCACCGGCACGCCGGGCTGATCCGCCGCCCCAAATGGGCGCTGCCGCCTCGGGCGATGGACGTGATCCTGCCACTGCTCACCGAGATCTGCGAGGACCTCGGCCCGAAGGGCGTCCTCGCCGTCACGGCCGACCTGCGCGGCATCCACGCCCACGGCAAGTCGCATCCGGCCCGCAGCATCCCGGTGCGGCCACCGGCCCGCTCGGCCACCGAGACCTGGTCGATCGACCCGTGGCTGCGCCTGCACGCCGGCCTGCGCGACGGCAGCAGCCTGGACATCCTGCTCGTCGACCGGGAGCGCATGCGCCGCGTCAACAAACGCAGCCGCAGCGGAAAGACGAAAATCAAGCGGAAGACGCAGATCACCCAACTGATCAAAGTCCGCCGCCGGCTCCCGCGCGGCGTGGCCGGGGCCCGCCCGCAGACCGCGCCACCGGCCTGGATCGGCGTGACCCTGCGCGACGGGGAGCGCCGCAGCGTGCTCGCCGCCGCCAAACTGTTGCGGCTGCCGCAGTCCGCCGACGAGCAGCTCGACCGGATCCTGACGGTCGCCACCGAAACCTTCCGCTGGACGAGGTAGATCTGATGACGCCCTGCGCGGTCACGACCGGCTTCTTCACCCTCGGCAAGTGCGGGCAGATGGCGGTCGCCGGCTGTCCCGCCTGCGGCCGGGCCGTCTGCGCCGACCACCTCGCCGACGGCGGGCTGTGCCCGGAGTGCGCGGCCGCCCGCAACCGGTTCGGCCATCCGGCCGCGGCCGCCGCCGCCCGCCGTCGTACCTACCGGCAGCGGCAGTCCCAGTACTACGGGGACACCGTCTACTACAGCGGCTTCGACGACTACGACCGGGCCGCGTTCGAGCCGGGTGCCGCCGCCGACCAGGACTACCTCGACGACGGCGACGACGCCCTGGTGGACAGCTGAATGCGGTTGCTCTGGATCACCGAGAACTTCCCGCCAAGCCCGGGCGGCATGGCGAACTCCTGCGACCGCATCGTCCGCGGGCTGCGGGGCGCCGGTGTCGACGTCGACGTCGTCCACCTGAGCCGTCGTGGCACCGCCCAGCGGGTCACCGGCGTACGGACCGTGCCGCTCACCGACGACCCGGAACACACGCTGCGCCTGCTCTGGACCGGCCTCGCCCCGGTGATCGGCGACTACACCCACATCGTGGCGTTCGGCGGCACCTATCCGTTGCTGTCCGCGCCCGTCTACGCGGCCTGGTCCGGGCTGCCGCTGATCACCCTGCTGCGCGGCAACGACTTCGACACCGGCATGTTCTCGCTGCGCCGCCAGCCGGTCGTCCTCGAGGCGCTGCGCTCGTCGGCCCACGTCTGCGTCGTCGCCGCGAACACCGCGCCGCTGGTGTCCGCGCTGGCCCCGCACACCCCGGTCACCTGGGTCGCCAACGGCATCGACACCACCGAGTGGCGGATCCTGCCGTCCGAACGACGCGAAGCGCAGGCGTGGCGGGACAGGCACGTGGCGCCGGGGAAACGCACCGTCGGCGTCATCGGCCAGCTGAAGAACAAGAAGGGGGTACGGCTGCTGCTCGACGCCGTCGCCGCGGGCCGGCACGACCTGCACGTCATCCTGGCCGGTGACCTCGAACCCGGCATCGGCGAGTTCCTGGCGGCCCACCCGGAGATCGCCTATACGGCGCTGCCGTTCCAGGACCGCTACCAGCTGCTGTCCGTCTACGCCGCCTGTGATCTGGTGGCGCTGCCGTCGTTCTACGACGGGTTGCCCAACGTCGCCCTCGAGGCGGCCGCCCTCGGCATCCCGCTGCTCGCCTCCGATGCCGGTGGGCTCGCCGACCTGGTCGATGACACGATCGGGTTCCCGTTCCCGGCCGGTGACCCGCATGCCTGCC includes these proteins:
- a CDS encoding DUF4166 domain-containing protein, which encodes MTSVFEHALRADFGRLHPRLQRRFGVDGDRDQGCVGTGVMDRVWRGGAFTVPFLHVGTLRHILFPETGTGIPFTIENYAYPDTFGRPTLTFVRTFQVRPHRRRRFDATMVYDGARDTVIDYLGTTQHLAVDLDVSVDARGGLRIRSGPQTLRGGVRCPAAVTGEAEVHEWWDERAERFRIRVTVTNRRFGPLFGYHGSFTAAYVPAGSPVPAAVRPLRENPSGARARPRALENPSADRARPGALENPSADRPRPAGAGAVDIRSRSIGRRSPAA
- a CDS encoding NAD-dependent epimerase/dehydratase family protein, whose protein sequence is MRVVVTGASGFIGGHLVHALTGQGHDVVPVDVNGPDRCDLATGDLTALAGADVVLHLAGRPGVRASWGDGAAAAWRDNVTATERLLAACAATRPRFVLASSSSVYGSADRPCAEDDPIDPRSPYAASKAEAERLAHKAAANGLPVVILRYFSVYGPGQRPDMAFHRFIEAALDGSPAPLYGDGAQSRSFTYVGDVVDATVRAAGTPLPPGTVLNIGHPTTTSLRDALDRIADLLGTPAPTVAKDVAPGDVARTWAGTTRAAELLGWTATTGLDDGLAAQIDWHRGRRRA
- a CDS encoding glycosyltransferase family 4 protein translates to MHRAAYLAFDRFPSAKGSAVHIRHMAAELFDRYGGGLLCVLGGGELPAYQREGGVEIVRFTDVVPNLLDRAEAFSRWAADRLAPHRDTLEICHVRDPWGALPALSTGARLVYEANGLPSVELPYHWPLAAPSTLSKIRELEEHCLQESDAVVVPSRVILKAVTDRGAGPDRVHLVPNGADPVPADVPRPPTAPGRYVIYVGALQPWQGVDVLLRAFARLADLTDLTLVVCSSVSPARARPLRRLAERLGVRIQWEHQIPHADVAAWLAHAELSVAPLTAGPRNLDQGCSPIKVWESMAAGTAVVASDLPVIREVLGDHGRLVPPDRPAELARAIRVLLEYPDACRDLGERARRHVEDGFTWKHARARLADVYDRVEAH
- a CDS encoding glycosyltransferase family 4 protein, giving the protein MRLLWITENFPPSPGGMANSCDRIVRGLRGAGVDVDVVHLSRRGTAQRVTGVRTVPLTDDPEHTLRLLWTGLAPVIGDYTHIVAFGGTYPLLSAPVYAAWSGLPLITLLRGNDFDTGMFSLRRQPVVLEALRSSAHVCVVAANTAPLVSALAPHTPVTWVANGIDTTEWRILPSERREAQAWRDRHVAPGKRTVGVIGQLKNKKGVRLLLDAVAAGRHDLHVILAGDLEPGIGEFLAAHPEIAYTALPFQDRYQLLSVYAACDLVALPSFYDGLPNVALEAAALGIPLLASDAGGLADLVDDTIGFPFPAGDPHACRAAVHRAANATADQLAVLGAAAERRVLDRFGVAAETEGYLKVLAAVP